The genome window TTCGCCAAGGGCGGCGTAAATGATGGCGAGTTCGTAGTCGAGCGGCTTGAGCTTGGCAGCCGCCTCGAGGTCGGGGAGCAACGAGCGAGCCTTGTCGGCGCGACCATTGCGGGCCAGTGCGTAAGCCTCGGCGGCCAACACGTCGCGGCCGTCGTCGGACAGGCCGCGGGATTTTTCCAATTCGGCGAGCGCTTCGTCCAGCTTGCCCAGCTCGGCGTAAGCGAGCCCCAGGTCGCGATGGGCCTTGCGGAAATCCGGATCGAGTTCGAGCGCGTACTGGTGCTGCCGAGCGGCTCCGGCGAAATCGTGGGCCAGATACATCAACTTGCCGACGTTGTTAACGACAATCAAATCATCGGGAGTGAGTTGGCGAGCGCGATCGATCTGCTCCGCGGCTTCCCGCGGCCGGCCGCGCTCTGCGAGAAACCAGGCGTACCAATGATGGGCCGCCGCCAGTTGCGGATTGAGTTCGAGCGCCCTGCGGTATTCCGCCTCCGCCTTCTGCCACTCGCAATCATAAGCGTGAAGTGCAAACGCCAAGGCCAGATGCGCATCCGCGAGTTTGGCGTCTTGGGCAAGCGCTCGCCGCGCCGCCGCCTCGGCCTTGGGAAACACATCATCGGCAAAGTTCCAGCCGTAGTCGCCGCAGAGGTTATAGGCATCCGCGAGCGCCGTCTGGCCCCGAGCAAACTGCGGCGCCAGCTCAACGGCTCGTTCTAGTCGCGCAATTGCCGCGTGGACCTGTTGTTCCTTTCGTTCGGATAGCAAGTGCAATCCCTCACGATAGAGACGCCGCGCCTCGGGCGACTGGACGCTGTATTCCGCCGCCGTCGGCGAGGCTCCGTCAGGGCTGGCAAAACGGCTGAAAACTGCCCATGCGAGGAATGCGGCCAACAGGATTCCCGCGGTGGCGAGGATCCCGAGATTCGGTCGCGGGAATCGTCGCAGTTGCGTCGGTGTTTCGCCATGCTCTGGAACTTCCGGTCGAGCACACGCCGATAGCGCCGTTGCGAGTTCCGCCGGCGTGCTGAATCGCTCCGCCGGATTCTTGTGCAGCATTCGATCGACGACATCCGCCAATTCCGCCGGTATCTCGGGACGAAGCTGATCAATTCGCGGCGTCGCTTCCTCGGCATGGCGGCGCAACCTGTCGGTCAGCGAACCGCCGGCAAATGGCGGCTGGCCCGTGAGCAGAAACCAAAGCGTGCAGCCGAGGCTGTAGATATCGGCCCGAATGTCGGCCGATTGCGGATCGGCCGCTTGCTCCGGGGCCATGAAATCGACGCTGCCGACGAGCATCCTTCGGTCGGCGGCTTCGCTCGGCGCCGCGTCGCGCACGAACTCCGCCAAACCGAAATCGAGGACCTTGATCTGCTCCGTGCCGGTCAGCATCAGGTTTCGCGGGGTGATGTCGCGATGCACCATCCCTTGGTCGTGGGCGTGCTGCAAACCCTGGGCGGCTTGGCGAATGTAGTCGCAGGCCACTTCGATCGGCAACTGGCCGCGCTCGCGCACGACCCGGCTCAAATCGGCCCCCGCGATGTACTCCATCACCAAGAAATGCTGATGATCGACCGTTTCGGCATCGAACACGGCCACGATGTTGGGATGATTGAGCCGTGCGGCGGCCTTCGCCTCGCGACGAAACCGCTCGACCACGTCCGACCGCGTGAGCAACTCCGGCCGAATGACTTTGAGCGCCACCTCGCGGTCGAGCGCCAAATGCTTCGCCAGATAGACCGTCCCCATCCCGCCGCGCCCCAGCAGCCTGAGCGCGCGATAGCGCGGATGATTCGCCAGGAATTCCGGAATCGCGAGCGCATCGTCGGGCGAGCGCGCTTCTGCGAACACTAAATCCACGACGGCCTCGAACTCCGGGAATCTCGCCAGGTATTCGGCGCGGCTCGGTCGTTTACCGCCTGGCGCGCGATGTTCGAGTTCGACAGCTAGCAACTCGCGGAGCAAGGCAGTGCGGCTCACGTCACTGCAAGCGTTCAAGCATTCTTCAATCACCGCCGGCCTACCGACGCGCAGCGCTTGCTCAAACTCCTCGCACCGTCGGTCGATCCGAGCGAGAGATTCGAGCGACAACGCCGGATCGTGCCGCGGATCACCCGCGCACGCCTCAATGATCTGAGAAGTCAACAAACTACTCATACCACCGCCACCCTGCCACCGTGTCACCCGGTCATTTCACGATCTCTGCACCCTGCCAAGTTCGCCGAATCAACTCGAGCCGCCGCTCGATGGTCCGCAGCCCGCAATCCAGCCGGGCAGCAATCTCGGCGCTGGTGTAGGCTTCGAGCTTCAAGAGCGCGATTTGCCGCAGCGGTTCGTCGAGCATCGCCAACAGGCGGTCGCAGTTCTCGGCGACCATCGCCGCGAATTCGGGCGTCGGCTCATGGCTGGTGATCGCTTCCCATTCCGCGCCGTCGGAGCCGAGCGGGCCAGCGGGCGATCCGCCGCCGCGCTTCTGCCGCCGCTCGTGCTTGACCAGGTCTTGCGCCTTTCGCACGGTCAGCACGACCAACAGCGGCCAGAGATTATCGCGATCGCGCAACTGCGGAAACCGGCCGTCCGCTACCCCCAGGCAAAAGCTCTTGAACGCGCTTAGGGCAACGTCTTCTTCATCGGCCAGCCGCCGCGGGGAAGCCGTGAGCTTGGCCCGAGCCAAGCCGAC of Pirellulales bacterium contains these proteins:
- a CDS encoding protein kinase: MSSLLTSQIIEACAGDPRHDPALSLESLARIDRRCEEFEQALRVGRPAVIEECLNACSDVSRTALLRELLAVELEHRAPGGKRPSRAEYLARFPEFEAVVDLVFAEARSPDDALAIPEFLANHPRYRALRLLGRGGMGTVYLAKHLALDREVALKVIRPELLTRSDVVERFRREAKAAARLNHPNIVAVFDAETVDHQHFLVMEYIAGADLSRVVRERGQLPIEVACDYIRQAAQGLQHAHDQGMVHRDITPRNLMLTGTEQIKVLDFGLAEFVRDAAPSEAADRRMLVGSVDFMAPEQAADPQSADIRADIYSLGCTLWFLLTGQPPFAGGSLTDRLRRHAEEATPRIDQLRPEIPAELADVVDRMLHKNPAERFSTPAELATALSACARPEVPEHGETPTQLRRFPRPNLGILATAGILLAAFLAWAVFSRFASPDGASPTAAEYSVQSPEARRLYREGLHLLSERKEQQVHAAIARLERAVELAPQFARGQTALADAYNLCGDYGWNFADDVFPKAEAAARRALAQDAKLADAHLALAFALHAYDCEWQKAEAEYRRALELNPQLAAAHHWYAWFLAERGRPREAAEQIDRARQLTPDDLIVVNNVGKLMYLAHDFAGAARQHQYALELDPDFRKAHRDLGLAYAELGKLDEALAELEKSRGLSDDGRDVLAAEAYALARNGRADKARSLLPDLEAAAKLKPLDYELAIIYAALGEPDRAFQTLGRSVESHSAARAGMGIDPRFDSLHDDPRWPELIARVATPVKG
- a CDS encoding ECF-type sigma factor, producing the protein MIEIDADASVTRWIAELKEGEASAAQRLWEQYFHRLVGLARAKLTASPRRLADEEDVALSAFKSFCLGVADGRFPQLRDRDNLWPLLVVLTVRKAQDLVKHERRQKRGGGSPAGPLGSDGAEWEAITSHEPTPEFAAMVAENCDRLLAMLDEPLRQIALLKLEAYTSAEIAARLDCGLRTIERRLELIRRTWQGAEIVK